A stretch of Corallococcus macrosporus DNA encodes these proteins:
- a CDS encoding LysR family transcriptional regulator: protein MQLESLKMFCDVVETGSFSRAAQLNHVTQSAVSQQIRALENRYEQKLLSRSARQVTPTPAGERLFRGCKEILARFAEVEQEIREQATEIQGATTVSTIYSVGLHELNAVQKQLLKTHPKVNMRLNYRRNDQVYDDVILGAAEIGIVAYPQPRAGVDIVPFRDDKLAVVCATAHAFASKAKVSLTALSGVPFIAFDREAPTRKALDRLFREKNIDINPVMEMDNVETIKRAVEMGLGVAILPIATAHAEIKAGSLVAKPFAEGPVSRPIGLLIRKGKYLDRASAAVLEAFKQAALIPHED from the coding sequence ATGCAGCTCGAATCCCTGAAGATGTTCTGTGACGTGGTCGAGACGGGTTCGTTCTCGCGCGCGGCGCAGCTCAATCACGTGACCCAGTCCGCGGTGAGCCAGCAGATCCGCGCGCTGGAGAACCGCTATGAGCAGAAGCTGCTCTCGCGCAGCGCGCGGCAGGTGACGCCCACGCCGGCGGGCGAGCGCCTGTTCCGGGGCTGCAAGGAGATCCTCGCGCGCTTCGCGGAGGTGGAGCAGGAGATCCGCGAGCAGGCCACGGAGATTCAAGGCGCGACCACCGTGTCCACCATCTACTCGGTGGGTCTGCACGAGCTGAACGCGGTGCAGAAGCAGCTGCTCAAGACGCACCCCAAGGTCAACATGCGCCTGAACTACCGGCGCAATGATCAGGTCTACGACGACGTGATTCTGGGCGCGGCGGAGATTGGCATCGTGGCCTATCCGCAGCCGCGCGCGGGCGTGGATATCGTGCCGTTCCGCGACGACAAGCTGGCGGTGGTCTGCGCGACCGCCCACGCGTTCGCCAGCAAGGCGAAGGTGAGCCTCACCGCGCTGTCGGGCGTGCCCTTCATCGCCTTCGACCGGGAAGCCCCCACGCGCAAGGCGCTGGACCGCCTGTTCCGCGAGAAGAACATCGACATCAATCCGGTGATGGAGATGGACAACGTGGAGACTATCAAGCGCGCGGTGGAGATGGGCCTGGGCGTGGCCATCCTCCCCATCGCCACGGCCCACGCGGAGATCAAGGCCGGCTCGCTGGTGGCGAAGCCCTTCGCGGAGGGGCCGGTGTCGCGCCCCATCGGCCTGCTCATCCGCAAGGGCAAGTACCTGGACCGCGCGTCCGCCGCGGTGCTGGAGGCCTTCAAGCAGGCCGCCCTCATTCCGCACGAGGACTGA
- a CDS encoding SDR family NAD(P)-dependent oxidoreductase, with protein sequence MADRRHTERKGFSLGALAAGVGAAVGLTRALRPRFSFKGKTVLITGGSRGLGLVMARMLLKEGARVAICGRDVESLQRAHADLERLGGEVLSLRCDVRDQVQVDAMVGAVHEKWGAVDVLINNAGVIMVGPLESMTLEDFEEAVDIHLWGPLYTTLAVVPAMKARGEGRIVNVSSMGGKLSIPHLVPYSASKFALVGLSDGLRVELAQDGIRVTTACPSLIRTGSPRNANFKGDHEKEYAWFHVSNSMAGVSMSAERVARKIIEACRRGDAEALVGMPAKLGAVGRALAPNLTTAVLDVINRLLPQDSTPERHKGSESETPLTRSWLTEMSRRAAERNNENEVSLH encoded by the coding sequence ATGGCTGACCGACGACACACCGAGCGAAAGGGCTTCTCCCTGGGCGCGCTTGCCGCCGGGGTGGGGGCCGCCGTGGGGCTGACGCGCGCGCTGCGGCCGCGCTTCAGCTTCAAGGGCAAGACGGTGCTCATCACCGGTGGCTCCCGGGGTCTGGGGCTGGTGATGGCGCGCATGCTGCTGAAGGAGGGCGCGCGCGTGGCCATCTGCGGCCGCGACGTCGAGTCGCTCCAGCGCGCCCACGCGGACCTGGAGCGCCTGGGCGGCGAGGTGCTCTCCCTGCGCTGCGACGTGCGCGACCAGGTGCAGGTGGACGCCATGGTCGGCGCCGTCCATGAGAAGTGGGGCGCGGTGGACGTGCTCATCAACAACGCGGGCGTCATCATGGTGGGCCCGCTGGAATCCATGACGCTGGAGGACTTCGAGGAGGCGGTGGACATCCACCTGTGGGGGCCGCTGTACACGACGCTCGCGGTGGTGCCGGCGATGAAGGCGCGCGGCGAGGGCCGCATCGTCAACGTGTCCTCCATGGGCGGAAAGCTGAGCATCCCGCACCTGGTGCCCTACTCCGCCAGCAAGTTCGCGCTGGTGGGCCTGTCGGACGGGCTTCGCGTGGAGCTGGCCCAGGACGGCATCCGCGTGACGACGGCGTGCCCGTCCCTCATCCGCACGGGCAGCCCGCGCAACGCGAACTTCAAGGGCGACCACGAGAAGGAGTACGCGTGGTTCCACGTGAGCAACTCCATGGCGGGCGTGTCGATGAGCGCCGAGCGCGTGGCGCGCAAGATCATCGAGGCGTGCCGCAGGGGTGACGCGGAGGCGCTGGTGGGCATGCCCGCGAAGCTGGGAGCGGTGGGCCGCGCCCTGGCGCCCAACCTCACCACGGCCGTGCTGGACGTCATCAACCGGCTGCTGCCCCAGGACAGCACCCCGGAGCGCCACAAGGGCAGCGAGAGCGAGACACCTCTGACCCGCTCCTGGCTCACGGAGATGAGCCGCCGGGCCGCGGAGCGCAACAACGAGAACGAGGTGTCCCTGCACTGA
- a CDS encoding MJ1255/VC2487 family glycosyltransferase: MRILYGVVGEGMGHATRSRVLLEALTKEHEVHIVVSGRAQHYLAQRFQNVHGIWGLTIAYEGNSVKKWQTVLQNLQGAVAGWPQNVRQYFDLVEGFKPDVVVSDFETFSYLFAKRHMLPVISVDNMQIINRCTHDPALLAGHEESFEASRAIVKAKLPGAFHYLTTTFFYPPVRKRRTTLAPSILRPEILAAKPEAGEHLLVYQTATTNTHLPEILKQSGVPCRVYGLRRDLKEDVVDGNLTYRPFSEAGFIDDLRTARAVVAGGGYTLMSEAVYLHKPLLSIPVGGQFEQVLNALYLERLGYGMYVKELSLDALRTFLSRVPACAESLKGYEQDGNVKMLSALNDQLAQAYEHRGHWRMELAEMDGKA; encoded by the coding sequence ATGCGAATCCTGTATGGGGTCGTCGGCGAAGGGATGGGCCACGCCACGCGCTCGCGCGTGCTGCTGGAGGCGCTGACGAAGGAACACGAGGTCCACATCGTGGTGTCCGGCCGGGCGCAGCACTACCTGGCCCAGCGCTTCCAGAACGTGCACGGCATCTGGGGGCTCACCATCGCCTACGAAGGCAACTCGGTGAAGAAGTGGCAGACGGTGCTGCAGAACCTGCAGGGCGCCGTCGCGGGCTGGCCTCAGAACGTGCGCCAGTACTTCGACCTGGTGGAGGGCTTCAAGCCGGACGTGGTGGTGAGCGACTTCGAGACGTTCAGCTACCTGTTCGCGAAGCGCCACATGTTGCCCGTCATCAGCGTGGACAACATGCAGATCATCAACCGCTGCACGCACGACCCGGCGCTGCTCGCGGGCCATGAAGAGAGCTTCGAGGCGTCACGCGCCATCGTGAAGGCGAAGCTGCCCGGGGCCTTCCACTACCTCACCACGACGTTCTTCTATCCGCCCGTGCGCAAGCGCCGCACCACGCTGGCGCCGTCCATCCTGCGGCCGGAAATCCTGGCGGCGAAGCCGGAGGCCGGTGAGCACCTGCTCGTGTACCAGACGGCGACGACGAACACGCACCTGCCGGAAATCCTCAAGCAGTCCGGCGTGCCGTGCCGCGTGTACGGCCTGCGCCGCGACCTGAAGGAGGACGTGGTGGACGGCAACCTCACCTACCGGCCCTTCAGCGAGGCGGGCTTCATCGACGACCTGCGCACCGCGCGCGCGGTGGTCGCGGGCGGCGGCTATACGTTGATGAGCGAGGCCGTCTACCTGCACAAACCCCTGCTCAGCATCCCCGTGGGAGGCCAGTTCGAGCAGGTGCTCAACGCCCTCTATCTGGAGCGGCTGGGGTACGGGATGTATGTGAAGGAATTGAGCCTGGACGCGCTCAGGACGTTCCTGTCCCGCGTGCCCGCCTGCGCGGAGTCCCTCAAGGGCTACGAGCAGGACGGGAACGTGAAGATGCTCAGCGCGCTCAACGACCAGTTGGCGCAGGCGTACGAGCACCGCGGCCACTGGCGCATGGAGCTGGCGGAGATGGACGGCAAGGCCTAG
- a CDS encoding signal protein, with amino-acid sequence MAPAEDSRNASRPTIVRRTYLLDREFQLKYILLLTGMGAGSMLLFGVLAHQVHRMAAEGGMSGEETLWWLTGVATVGLGIALGLFGLLFTHRVAGPVHVMSLYVAALAAGRYPRLRPLRRKDELRAFFGRFSEAVDRIRQREADEALALEKALEALKDVATTPESREALATLEALRTRKRQAVDTSAPPATFKSVA; translated from the coding sequence ATGGCACCTGCTGAAGACAGTCGTAACGCGTCGCGTCCGACCATCGTGCGCCGGACGTACCTGCTCGACCGGGAATTCCAGCTCAAATACATCCTGCTGCTCACGGGGATGGGGGCCGGGAGCATGCTGCTGTTCGGCGTGCTCGCTCACCAGGTGCACCGCATGGCGGCCGAAGGCGGCATGTCCGGCGAGGAGACGCTCTGGTGGCTCACGGGCGTCGCCACCGTGGGCCTGGGCATCGCGCTCGGGTTGTTCGGGCTCCTCTTCACGCACCGTGTGGCGGGCCCCGTCCACGTGATGAGCCTCTATGTCGCGGCGTTGGCGGCGGGGCGCTACCCGCGCCTGCGCCCCCTGCGGCGCAAGGACGAGCTGCGCGCCTTCTTCGGGCGCTTCAGCGAAGCGGTGGACCGCATCCGGCAGCGTGAGGCGGATGAAGCGCTCGCGCTGGAGAAGGCCCTGGAGGCCCTCAAGGACGTGGCCACCACGCCGGAGTCCCGAGAGGCCCTGGCCACGCTGGAAGCGCTGCGCACGCGCAAGCGCCAGGCGGTGGACACGTCCGCGCCGCCGGCCACCTTCAAGTCCGTGGCCTGA
- the rsmB gene encoding 16S rRNA (cytosine(967)-C(5))-methyltransferase RsmB, giving the protein MNARTLAINILARVRATDAYLNVVLDTVLSESPPKDPRDAGLVTELTYGATRRQMALDYAITRFADRKLDALEDKVLAALRIGAYQLFHTRVPARAAVAETVQALKDVGLGRAAGFTNAILRKLSELPSPPLPSQKDPVEYLSVRESHPRWLVERWIRQFGRERAEAMLVANNTPPTVVIRANSAKVTRDALLAQLKEVGVEARATESSPVGIILPSVGRVEDVYGYAEGLWQVQDEAAQLVGVYGAIPESARVLDACAAPGGKACHQAETHDVVAVDLHANKLRKIDAEAQRLGLSGRLKAFAHDASEPFPESWGEFHAVVVDAPCSGLGTLRRHPELRYRRKEEDVARLATLQRRILENCQEAVPPGGLLVYAVCTPEPQEGQDQVDMFLRSHPEWTAEPPVLPGLKLPLAQAWLRTLPGPEGYDGFFAARLRKLY; this is encoded by the coding sequence ATGAACGCCCGTACCCTCGCCATCAACATCCTCGCGCGCGTGCGCGCCACGGACGCCTACCTCAACGTGGTGCTGGACACGGTGCTGTCGGAGTCGCCTCCGAAGGACCCTCGCGACGCGGGGCTCGTCACCGAGCTGACCTACGGCGCCACCCGCCGGCAGATGGCGCTGGACTACGCCATCACCCGCTTCGCGGACCGCAAGCTGGACGCGCTGGAGGACAAGGTCCTGGCGGCGCTGCGCATCGGTGCCTACCAGCTCTTCCACACCCGCGTGCCCGCGCGCGCCGCCGTGGCGGAGACCGTCCAGGCGCTCAAGGACGTGGGCCTCGGGCGCGCGGCGGGCTTCACCAACGCCATCCTGCGCAAGCTGTCCGAGCTGCCCTCGCCGCCGCTGCCCTCGCAGAAGGATCCGGTGGAGTACCTGTCCGTGCGCGAGAGCCACCCGCGCTGGCTGGTGGAGCGGTGGATCCGCCAGTTCGGCCGCGAGCGCGCGGAGGCCATGCTCGTCGCAAACAACACGCCCCCCACCGTCGTCATCCGCGCCAACAGCGCCAAGGTGACGCGCGACGCGCTGCTCGCGCAGCTGAAGGAAGTGGGCGTGGAGGCGCGCGCCACGGAGTCCTCTCCCGTGGGCATCATCCTGCCGTCCGTGGGCCGCGTGGAGGACGTGTACGGCTACGCGGAAGGGCTGTGGCAGGTGCAGGACGAGGCCGCGCAGCTGGTGGGCGTCTACGGCGCCATCCCGGAGTCCGCGCGCGTGCTGGACGCGTGCGCGGCGCCGGGCGGCAAGGCCTGTCACCAGGCGGAGACGCACGACGTCGTCGCGGTGGACCTGCACGCCAACAAGCTGCGGAAGATCGACGCGGAGGCCCAGCGGCTGGGGCTGTCCGGCCGCCTGAAGGCCTTCGCGCATGACGCCTCCGAGCCGTTCCCGGAGAGCTGGGGCGAGTTCCACGCGGTGGTGGTGGACGCGCCGTGCTCGGGCCTTGGCACGCTGCGCCGGCACCCGGAGCTGAGATACCGCCGCAAGGAGGAGGACGTGGCGCGGCTGGCCACGCTCCAGCGGCGCATCCTGGAGAACTGCCAGGAGGCGGTGCCGCCCGGCGGCCTGCTCGTCTACGCCGTCTGCACGCCGGAGCCGCAGGAGGGCCAGGACCAGGTGGACATGTTCCTGCGCAGCCACCCGGAGTGGACGGCCGAGCCGCCCGTGCTGCCCGGCCTCAAACTGCCGCTCGCCCAGGCCTGGCTGCGCACGCTGCCCGGGCCGGAGGGCTACGACGGCTTCTTCGCGGCCCGGCTGCGCAAGCTTTACTGA
- a CDS encoding HEAT repeat domain-containing protein yields MSRSFVALSLAVSCLALGGCKKEDPKTPEYWQSSLEGAKRPDDRVRVIESMRTSGNVNEQFLPFLHARLSSERRPEVKAAVARALGDLHHPTSLEPLTAALDPGASDTSVQQVNKAVVGALGRIGDERAVPSLVPLLRSKDNYTRIEAIQVLGAMKAKPAVEPLIQLATDEATEPFLNKKAIEALGQIGDPRAVPALMRTLTKERRGVSFYVESSFALFQLGAPAADALLPVLEGKDAELLTWAKAQGVNPASYPMKAAQVLGDLREKRAVPSLLKQLSFTHSDPQIQALVRMQAADALGRMRAPEAVKPLSGLVTEPDPTVRDAYVRALTLLGSRDALPALEKAAGSGDWYAREIAVKGIALLGDAREQPVLAKLAAAEPARTAADCKETGEEGCDDAAALGKKRVDQVQGYASVLEAAQACNGDAGCWSQRLPKANAVLLQRAALELGRLGAADQGPTLATRLAERDTEARATVIQAVDWLADAPGAAKKLREASLPALKKQLEDEKGNSNFVRVNEDLRRLLVKLERA; encoded by the coding sequence ATGTCCCGCTCATTCGTCGCCCTGTCCCTGGCGGTGTCCTGCCTTGCCCTTGGAGGTTGCAAGAAGGAGGACCCCAAGACGCCGGAGTACTGGCAGTCCAGTCTGGAGGGGGCGAAGCGCCCCGATGACCGGGTGCGAGTGATTGAGTCGATGCGCACGTCGGGCAACGTCAACGAGCAGTTCCTGCCCTTCCTGCACGCGCGGCTGTCCTCGGAGCGCCGGCCGGAGGTGAAGGCGGCGGTGGCCCGGGCGCTGGGGGACTTGCACCACCCGACGTCGCTGGAGCCGCTGACGGCGGCGCTGGACCCCGGGGCGTCGGACACGTCCGTGCAGCAGGTGAACAAGGCGGTGGTGGGCGCGCTGGGGCGCATCGGGGATGAGCGCGCGGTGCCATCGCTGGTGCCCTTGCTGCGCAGCAAGGACAACTACACGCGCATCGAGGCCATCCAGGTGCTGGGCGCGATGAAGGCGAAGCCGGCGGTGGAGCCGCTCATCCAGCTGGCCACGGACGAGGCCACGGAGCCGTTCCTCAACAAGAAGGCCATCGAGGCGCTGGGGCAGATTGGGGATCCGCGCGCGGTGCCGGCGCTGATGCGCACGCTGACGAAGGAGCGCCGGGGCGTGTCGTTCTACGTGGAGAGCAGCTTCGCGCTGTTCCAGCTGGGAGCGCCCGCGGCGGACGCGCTGTTGCCGGTGCTGGAGGGCAAGGACGCGGAGCTGCTCACGTGGGCGAAGGCGCAGGGCGTGAACCCGGCCAGCTACCCGATGAAGGCCGCGCAGGTGCTGGGCGACCTGCGGGAGAAGCGCGCGGTGCCGTCGCTGCTCAAGCAGCTGTCGTTCACGCACTCGGATCCGCAGATTCAAGCGCTGGTGCGGATGCAAGCGGCGGATGCGCTCGGGCGGATGCGCGCGCCGGAGGCGGTGAAGCCGCTCTCGGGGCTCGTGACCGAGCCGGATCCGACGGTGCGGGATGCGTACGTGCGGGCGCTGACGCTGCTGGGCAGCCGGGACGCGCTGCCCGCGCTGGAGAAGGCGGCGGGCAGCGGGGACTGGTACGCGCGGGAGATCGCGGTGAAGGGCATCGCGCTGCTGGGGGATGCGCGTGAGCAGCCGGTGCTCGCGAAGCTGGCGGCGGCGGAGCCGGCGCGCACGGCGGCGGACTGCAAGGAGACGGGCGAGGAGGGCTGTGACGACGCGGCGGCGCTGGGCAAGAAGCGCGTGGACCAGGTGCAGGGCTACGCGAGCGTGCTGGAGGCGGCGCAGGCGTGCAACGGCGACGCGGGCTGCTGGTCGCAGCGGCTGCCCAAGGCGAACGCGGTGCTGTTGCAGCGCGCGGCGCTGGAGCTGGGGCGGCTGGGAGCCGCGGACCAGGGCCCGACGCTGGCCACCCGGCTCGCCGAGCGCGACACCGAAGCGCGAGCCACGGTCATCCAGGCCGTGGACTGGCTGGCGGACGCCCCCGGCGCGGCGAAGAAGCTGCGCGAGGCGTCCCTGCCCGCGCTGAAGAAGCAGCTCGAGGACGAGAAGGGCAACTCCAACTTCGTGCGCGTGAACGAAGACCTGCGCCGGCTGCTGGTGAAGCTGGAGCGCGCGTAA
- a CDS encoding aminotransferase class I/II-fold pyridoxal phosphate-dependent enzyme codes for MRIPDFELERYFARWEFAAPYLLCASDVEGWRMADLLALASPEDRARWDGLTLGYTETPGMPALREAIAGMYPGLVSEDVLTFAGAQEALFVAMNVNLGPGTHAIATWPGYQSLYEVGRATGADVTLLPLREENGWALDLDALTAALRPDTRMVVVNFPHNPTGSLPDRATFQKLCALCEARGIHLFSDEVYRLLEYDVNDTLPPAASCFAKGVSLGVMSKAFGLAGLRVGWLATRDAELLARCRAFKDYTSLCNSAPSELLSLIALRARDRVLERSRSLLTVNLARLEDFFTRHADTFRWVRPRAGSVAFPRLLRNIPVARFTESLITREGVLLLPGDVYGFPGNHFRLGLGRVNLPEALERLERFVRDGGLDELG; via the coding sequence ATGCGCATCCCCGACTTCGAACTGGAGCGGTACTTCGCGCGCTGGGAGTTCGCCGCGCCCTACCTGCTGTGCGCCTCCGACGTGGAAGGCTGGCGCATGGCGGACCTGCTGGCGCTCGCGTCGCCGGAGGACCGCGCCCGCTGGGACGGGTTGACGCTGGGCTACACGGAGACGCCCGGGATGCCCGCGCTGCGCGAGGCCATCGCCGGGATGTACCCGGGCCTGGTCTCCGAGGACGTCCTCACCTTCGCCGGCGCGCAGGAGGCCCTGTTCGTCGCGATGAACGTCAATCTGGGCCCCGGCACGCACGCCATCGCCACCTGGCCGGGCTACCAGTCGCTGTACGAGGTGGGGCGCGCCACCGGCGCGGACGTGACGCTGTTGCCCCTGCGCGAGGAGAACGGCTGGGCGCTGGACCTGGACGCGCTCACCGCGGCGCTGCGCCCCGACACGCGCATGGTGGTGGTGAACTTCCCGCACAACCCCACGGGCTCGCTGCCGGACCGCGCCACCTTCCAGAAGCTGTGCGCGCTGTGCGAAGCGCGCGGCATCCACCTGTTCTCCGACGAGGTGTATCGCCTGTTGGAGTACGACGTGAACGACACGCTGCCGCCCGCCGCGTCGTGCTTCGCGAAGGGCGTGAGCCTGGGCGTGATGTCCAAGGCGTTCGGCCTGGCGGGGCTGCGCGTGGGCTGGCTCGCGACGCGGGACGCGGAGCTGCTGGCGCGCTGCCGTGCCTTCAAGGACTACACCTCGCTCTGCAACAGCGCCCCCAGTGAGCTCCTGTCCCTCATCGCGCTGCGCGCCCGCGACCGCGTGCTGGAGCGCAGCCGGAGCCTGCTGACCGTGAACCTCGCGCGGCTGGAGGACTTCTTCACGCGCCACGCGGACACCTTCCGCTGGGTGCGTCCGCGCGCCGGCAGCGTGGCCTTCCCCCGTCTGTTGCGAAACATTCCGGTGGCTCGTTTCACTGAGTCATTGATTACCCGTGAGGGTGTCTTGTTGTTGCCGGGAGACGTGTATGGCTTTCCCGGCAATCACTTCCGGTTGGGGTTGGGTCGGGTCAACCTGCCAGAAGCACTGGAGCGGCTGGAACGCTTCGTACGAGATGGCGGTCTCGACGAGCTGGGGTGA
- the fmt gene encoding methionyl-tRNA formyltransferase has translation MSSRPRIVFMGTPEFAVASLEACFDVGDVVAVVTQPDKPKGRGNAVTAPPVKERALEKGIPVLQPQKLRTPPFSEELRQYAPDVCVVTAYGKILPKDLLSLPAKGCVNVHASLLPRFRGAAPIQWAIAHGDSETGVSLMVMDEGLDTGPVLDMKRLPIAPDETSATLHAKLSALGGDILRESLPRYLRGELTPQPQPSEGMVLAPIIDKENGKLDFTKPAVELDRRLRAFTPWPGAYTLLGGKVFKVHRMQPAAGKGAPGTVLSAGPEGIEVACGEGSVVLLEVQPEGKRVMRAADFLSGNRLQPGSQPFTS, from the coding sequence ATGAGCAGCCGACCCCGCATCGTCTTCATGGGCACGCCCGAGTTCGCCGTGGCCTCGCTGGAGGCCTGCTTCGACGTGGGCGACGTCGTGGCCGTCGTCACCCAGCCGGACAAGCCCAAGGGCCGGGGCAACGCCGTCACCGCGCCGCCCGTGAAGGAGCGCGCGCTGGAGAAGGGCATCCCCGTGCTCCAGCCGCAGAAGCTGCGCACGCCGCCGTTCTCCGAGGAGCTGCGCCAGTATGCCCCCGACGTCTGCGTGGTGACGGCGTACGGGAAGATCCTCCCCAAGGACCTGCTGTCCCTGCCCGCGAAGGGCTGCGTGAACGTACACGCCTCGCTGCTGCCGCGCTTCCGGGGCGCCGCGCCCATCCAGTGGGCCATCGCGCATGGCGACAGCGAGACGGGCGTGTCCCTGATGGTGATGGACGAGGGCCTGGACACCGGCCCCGTGCTGGACATGAAGCGGCTGCCCATCGCGCCGGATGAGACGAGCGCCACGCTGCACGCGAAGCTGTCCGCGCTGGGCGGCGACATCCTGCGCGAGTCCCTGCCGCGCTACCTCCGTGGCGAGCTGACGCCCCAGCCCCAGCCGTCCGAGGGCATGGTGCTGGCGCCCATCATCGACAAGGAGAACGGGAAGCTGGACTTCACGAAGCCGGCGGTGGAGCTGGACCGGCGCCTGCGCGCCTTCACGCCGTGGCCCGGCGCGTACACGCTGCTGGGCGGTAAGGTCTTCAAGGTGCACCGGATGCAGCCGGCGGCCGGGAAGGGTGCGCCCGGGACGGTGCTGTCAGCAGGGCCGGAGGGCATCGAGGTCGCTTGCGGCGAGGGCTCGGTTGTCCTCCTGGAGGTCCAGCCAGAGGGCAAGCGGGTGATGCGCGCGGCGGACTTCCTCTCCGGAAACAGATTGCAGCCGGGCAGTCAGCCGTTCACGTCGTAA
- a CDS encoding peroxiredoxin family protein, whose protein sequence is MASTKIPLTLLDPDGGWVNAPVHVSELDGLPVLLHFWTMDCEDCAAQFEAVNQWIVDYGPKGLKVIGVDVTHNETELRDTNKVEGFAREHGLRYPIAMDDGSMAKAYGVDKHPAFLLFGTDGRLKNRIGGKDALRRMRAELKKLPGQEQPAPHGEVSREQEDQAAASNP, encoded by the coding sequence ATGGCCTCGACGAAAATCCCGCTCACGCTCCTGGACCCGGATGGCGGATGGGTGAACGCCCCCGTCCACGTCTCCGAGCTCGATGGACTGCCCGTCCTCCTGCACTTCTGGACCATGGATTGTGAGGACTGCGCCGCGCAGTTCGAAGCCGTGAACCAGTGGATTGTCGACTATGGACCCAAGGGCCTGAAGGTCATTGGCGTGGACGTCACCCACAACGAGACGGAGCTGCGGGACACCAACAAGGTGGAGGGCTTCGCGCGCGAGCACGGCCTGCGCTACCCCATCGCCATGGATGACGGCTCCATGGCCAAGGCCTACGGCGTGGACAAGCACCCCGCCTTCCTCCTCTTCGGTACGGATGGACGGCTGAAGAACCGCATTGGCGGCAAGGACGCCCTGCGCCGCATGCGCGCGGAGCTCAAGAAGCTGCCCGGCCAGGAGCAGCCCGCTCCGCACGGAGAAGTGTCCCGCGAGCAGGAAGACCAGGCCGCGGCCTCCAATCCCTAG
- a CDS encoding type II 3-dehydroquinate dehydratase: protein MGMKLLVLHGPNLNLLGEREDVAGGRLPDLDAALRAKAKDLGLELTIVQSNHEGVLIDTIHAERKKVEGILINPAGYFTSYALKEALEAVGLPAIEVLLKPPARESVVAEACAMQVLGLHGFDPYIQALETFASGIFHPTIPGPVKTLGRRKKGAEPEDDGPRPKPKLVGRVHPLKKDDAPELTPLVAPARSLRRTAEAGGPLKTLGRKSTPTVVKGEGKAGKTLGRAAKAGATPASDLLTRALVRQKIADRLAGRLSEAELATWARAKYQQVQRGEPAESGHRELLEDSLQSLTLSHLPATRLTDTQLVDLMTRLEEG from the coding sequence ATGGGCATGAAGCTGCTGGTGTTGCACGGGCCGAACCTCAACCTCCTGGGGGAGCGCGAGGACGTCGCGGGGGGCCGCCTGCCGGACCTCGACGCGGCCCTGCGCGCGAAGGCGAAGGACCTGGGACTGGAGCTGACCATCGTCCAGTCCAATCACGAAGGCGTCCTCATCGACACGATCCACGCCGAGCGCAAGAAGGTGGAGGGCATCCTCATCAACCCGGCGGGCTACTTCACGTCCTACGCGCTGAAGGAGGCGCTGGAGGCGGTGGGGCTGCCCGCCATCGAGGTCCTGCTCAAGCCGCCCGCGCGCGAGTCCGTGGTGGCCGAGGCGTGCGCCATGCAGGTGCTGGGACTGCACGGCTTCGACCCGTACATCCAGGCCCTGGAAACCTTCGCGAGCGGCATCTTCCACCCCACCATTCCCGGGCCGGTGAAGACGCTGGGCCGCCGCAAGAAGGGCGCCGAGCCGGAGGACGACGGCCCCCGCCCGAAGCCCAAGCTGGTGGGCCGCGTGCACCCGCTCAAGAAGGACGACGCGCCGGAGCTCACGCCGCTGGTCGCGCCCGCGCGCTCGCTGCGCCGCACGGCGGAGGCCGGCGGGCCGCTGAAGACGCTGGGCCGCAAGTCCACGCCCACCGTCGTGAAGGGGGAGGGCAAGGCGGGCAAGACGCTGGGCCGCGCCGCGAAGGCCGGGGCCACGCCGGCCTCGGACCTGCTCACGCGGGCGCTCGTGCGCCAGAAGATCGCGGACCGGCTGGCCGGGCGGCTCAGTGAAGCGGAGCTGGCCACCTGGGCCCGCGCGAAGTATCAGCAGGTCCAGCGTGGTGAACCGGCGGAGAGCGGCCACCGCGAGCTCCTGGAGGACAGCCTCCAGAGCCTCACCCTGTCCCATCTGCCCGCGACGCGGCTGACGGACACGCAACTGGTGGACCTGATGACCCGGCTGGAAGAAGGATGA